The sequence GAACGTGTAATACAAGAATATGTACCAGGTAAACAGGTGACGCTTGCGCATTTAATCGCCAATCCGAACCGTGATATTTATACGAAATTAGGACTAGAAGACGGCGCAAGTGCAATTGGGATTTTAACTATTACGCCAAGTGAAGCTTCCATTATTGCAAGTGATATCGCGACTAAATCCGGCGATGTACGAATTGGCTTTATTGACCGTTTTAGTGGTTCGGTTGTACTAACAGGCGATGTTTCTTCTGTTGAATCAGCTTTACAACAAGTAG comes from Listeria monocytogenes and encodes:
- the eutS gene encoding ethanolamine utilization microcompartment protein EutS; protein product: MGFDDNKERVIQEYVPGKQVTLAHLIANPNRDIYTKLGLEDGASAIGILTITPSEASIIASDIATKSGDVRIGFIDRFSGSVVLTGDVSSVESALQQVVFSLNEILDFSIPKITRS